ATCTCTATATTTAAAACTGGAATCATTTTCTTCTCTTGGGATTttggttttgacttttgttagTACTGTATATCAGTTACATATTGATGTCAGAGCCAGATCATATAATTGTCAAACCTATACCCAACTTAGCCAGAGATGGGCTAGGAGCTgcatttcctttcttttatatTGAGCCTAAGAAGTATGAAACTGTGCTAAGGAAGTACTTCCCTGAGGAGAAGGGACCAATAACCAATATTGATCCAATTGGGAATTCACCTGTTATTGTTGGAAAGGTATATGTCAATGAGTTTTCTTTGATAATAATGAATACTCTTGATTTCGGTACACTTTTCTAATTTTGTGTGGAAAAATGTTAGGAATTCCTCAAGAAGATTGCTCCCACATGGATGAATGTTTCCCTGGCAATGAAGAAGGATCCTGAAACTGATAAAGCTTTTGGATGGGTGcttgaaatgtaattttattgttttccttCTCTAATCCATAATACCCTTTCTTAAAAACTTgactttttaatgtttttcttttgtatcaTTGATTTTTAGGTATGCTTACGCTGTTGCATCTGCTCTTCATGGTGTTCGTAACATATTATACAAGGACTTCATGATTCAGGTTCAATAAggttctcttttattttatttttttctaatgacCAGTATTAATAAGTAAATTATACAAGGACTTCATGTTAAGCTTAGAACAATTTATAAGAATTGGTATCATACTTCTTTCTTGTTAATGTATGTAACATGCTATAGAAGTCACATTGTACGAGAATAATGCTataattcattttcaattttcaacctagacttttttcttattattacaaTTTGAAGGTTTTTGGTCTATCCTTCGTTGCTTTTGATTTTCTAATATTACGCTAAAACGCATACTTACATTGTCTGTATAAACTGAATTTATTaacatttgtttgtttattatgCGTGTCAGCCTCCATGGGATCAAGAAATTGGCAAGACATACATAATTCACTACACTTATGGCTGTGACTATACAATGAAGGTACTGTGTTGTGATTGAGCTCCTACACATTTTTATTCCGATGTTCATTGAAGGAAAGATGAAAAGGAAAATTGATTTATAATAGAATTATCACTCAAGGAGCAGGACATATACATCTCTCTCTTATTGTTAGTGTTGTTGCTCAatgtatgataaatatttagGGTGAGCTAACCTATGGaaagattggagaatggagatttGATAAAAGATCTTATGATAAAGTTGCTCCCCCAAAGAATCTGACATTGCCACCACCCGGTGTTCCAGAAAGTGTGGTATGTTTTCACCTCCCTCTTACTAGATAATGTGGTTTTGTTCAGTTTCATTCTTTTTTGTGGCGGTTTTCTCTAACATTCAGTTGTAAACCTTTACAGGTGACTCTCGTAAAAATGGTGAATGAAGCTACTGCAAATATTCCAAATTGGTGGTCATAGGGAAGGTTAAAGGTGTTGCAAATTACGATAGTTGGAGAATGCGTTGGACCTATGGCCATTTTAAATGGAAGGGCATTGTACACGTCATTGCTTATGTATTTATGCATTCTTCGAATATAGTTTGACCAGTGAGTGAGACAAACCTGTGGAATTGATATCACTGGTGCTTCTACAAAATGCTTTGGTTCAACTTGCTTCACCTTAATTTTCATTAATCCTAAAGGTGTCTACTAATTGAAGCTAGCAAAATACATTTCAACTATTCAAGACATGAAAATTTTGATAACCAAGGGGAAGCTCGTTTAACAAAAGGCTACAAAACTAAACACCTTGTTGATTGCGTTGCAAACGCTTGCTAGTTATATACCCAAACTTAAAAGTTGCACCCTGTTCACATCGCAATAACATGGATTCCCCCACCCCTAATTCCAATGGGTAAAAAGACAATGTTTCCCAGCGTCATGAGCACTACCCGTGGGGACCGAATATACAACAAACCCTATATCATTTACAACTGCCAATTAGTTCATATAGCGCCTGCAATTTTTTGAATTGCAGTAACATGGAATCTTTCCTTCGTCTTCGTGATTAAAGTGGTAATCATACGTAATCTCTTCACCAGGAAATATGTCCCTCTCTGCCAAGAAGACAACCTTCAAAACCAAAAGCCAACAAGTTTTTTCATCAGTGTGCAGTCAAAAAAGATGAAACCTGAAACCCATATACTGTTAAGTAGGGATGGAAATGAGTCGAGCCGCTTGTTAAGGGCCTATAACTCGACCTATTTAAGGCTCGGCTTGGCTTAACTTATTTACAATAAGCTTTGGCCAAAgccaaactataaaaaaaaaacttgttaagtTTGACAAGTCGACTtgtttaagtaataataataataataactattatctatactatttttatgatattatggATGACAGTGACATAAAGTGCTTAGAGATTTTACTTGCATgtgaaaaaattttaaaaagaaaaagactaagTTAAAAGGATAATGCAACCAGATTAATACTTccaaaaaaaagaatgttttatAAAgacattttcatataatttaaatatttttatttgactatattagtataaatcatctctaatacgtatattttttaatattatattgtttttttttcattttcttttgatatactttgtgcTTAAAtaacttgaattcaatatgattttgtttatcaattatttttgaatttgtacattacttatacgaaattttattaatttctttttttagttagtattttactaggttttaaaataattaattggttaAAGATGTCTTTAAGCAGACTTTTAAATAGGCTCATAGACCAAGCCAGGTTTTTATGTAAGCGGAGCCGAGCCTTTAAAAAAAGCTTATCACAAGTAATGAGTCAAACTCAAGCTTTGCGTATTCAACTCAAGTCGAGCTCAAGCCTAATAAAACTTGACTTGCCTTGACTCATTTTCACCCCTACTGTTAACTTCTTAATTGcatcttaatttttcattattgattATAAGGTCAAAAAACTTGCTGGGAAGGAAGGGGAGTAGCAAATTACGGCTCTTGCaccataatggtgtaatttttttaaaaaaaattacaaaatgggtatattttgaaaaaattacaaaaatgaaaaaatcatgCTTCAAagctcaattttgtttttcagtgAAATTGTATATACACATACGAtttcagttttttaattttttttttattattattaaaagttgaaaCCATATGTTAAAATCATACGATTTCAGTTcttagagaaaatattttaaacaaatgaaaagtgAAACCGTACTTTGGTATCCAATTTCTTCATTGTGAAATCATAtatcaaaatatgatttattcattttcgtaatttttttaaaatatacccaTTATAGTAATTTTTCGAAAATTCTACCCATTTCCGTAATTAACCCAACAAATTATCAATGCAGTAAATTGAATCAAAAGTAGCAATTTACCTTCTTTTCATGCCTTACGGTGATCACTTTTGCCACGCAATTTGGCTGGTCATGTAAATAAAACTTTTGTTATAATGCTGAATTGAAGTACAAACGGAAACAACAGCTATTGTTAAAACACATTACATCAATTACGACTTCTAACGATCATGGACATAAGTTATATCAATGATAGAAGAAAGAATTGATCACAAGTATGGAGTtcaaattttatgcaaaacatgcaTTGGCATAATGATCGATTAGAATAAGGTTCTTGGTTCAGAGTAGTTTTTTTGtacaaaatcaccaataacattCTAACATATATACCTGAGGATACTACCCCAAACAACTTCATAACAAGCCCCCAAGTCTAGTAAACAAACATCCATAAGCATAGACAAAGGCATTAACGAATGCACACTAAAATTgacaaaactaaaaatgaaaagaacaataaacaaatgtagagtcaaattttaaaataatataccaGGCATGAGTGGTTCACAAATCGAGCAATCCCCCCTTTCCTTGTGGCATCAATAATATGCTCTTTGTCTATCCTGAAGAAGTAGCAGGCAGTCTTGTACTGAAGTTTCCTTCCAGATTGATATTCCTTCTCTCTTTTATCAGCCACACGCAGCCCCACAATTTCACCAATATACTCAACAACCTGTAGAAGTACAGGAAATACTTCATATTTGCAATCATAGTGGAGTGGCACATAAAAACTTGTAGACTGGTATCATACCATTTCACCCCGGGAAATGAATCGAGAAGTGTAAAGACCTAGAGCATGTATACGGGACTTGTATACAACAAGGTGTTTCCATCCCTTTGCTTGTTTGTATCGAGCATATTCCTTCTGCATAAAGTAGGACATTAGATACGCAGGACAATAGGCTGAAGCTTACCAAaagaattagaattagaatacCAAGGATACAAATGTAAATTTCCATTTAAAAGGTACTTGCTTTCCATGGCCTGAAGTAGTTCTGCTACATTAAGAAGTCAAAGATAAATATGGATATGCAACTTTTGTTGGGAAAACTAAAACCGTGATCTTCATGACTTgaacaatgtaaaaaatatgGGAACTTAAGAAGAGGAAGGAAGAGAGATAAAAGacaatgaaatattaaattaatattaactcATTACAATGTACAAATACTATAAAACCAAGAGCATTAACCATTATACTAATCATAATCCTAActaaataagaaacaaattatTAGATAAGGAAACATGGTAACTAATCTTAAGAAATAATAAGGAAATAGGGAAATTAATACTGAAGGTAAAGATAGCCTAGGATAGGGTACGATAGGATGAGATACTTTTCAAAATACTAACAAATACATTGTCATATATTAGCTACACATCCAAGGAAAATACTTGATCTAAAATGTCAATCAGCTACGGAccagtaaataaaattttaaagcttcTATTTCAGCAAAAGTGCAAAGTAAATGTAATATCTATATTAAAACTTGGAGGCCAAATAATAACACTGAAACATACTCGACAATCATGCTCAATATCTAAATCTGGGAATTTTGGAAGTCCCCGTGAACATAATTTCTGCCCATTAATGTGAATCCAAGCATTTAGCTGCTCCTCAGGAACAAGGCATCCACCTTGGCACTGATTATTCTGAAAACCATCCCACCTACGGCCCTTGTAACCCTACAATAATCCAGAATAAGACATTTAATTTCATTACATGTCagacatgaaaaatataaaaagaaaactcaAATGCCCCCCCAGTTCACCCTAAATAagtcccaaaaaaaaaacacaacgaaTGCAGAAAATACCTCTGCCCTGGCACAGGTgaattccttttcttcttgactTCCAATTTCATCAAGAGGATCATATATGGGCAGACATCTAGGTTCAATAATATGAAGCGTGCATCTTCCATAAAATCCAATCTTCTCATCATCAATGCCTTCAGTCTCACTTTGCAAGAGGTTCtgcaaaagaaattgaaaagcaATTGTCATGGGAGTTATGGTACCCTAATGGGTATAACACAATGTGTGTCGTCAAATATTAATTGACAGAagatttcataataaatgttaaaattcaataaaacatATAGTGCATAATAAAACTTTAGACAACTTATCTTAGGTACCAAATCCAAGGAAAAGAAGAAGGCATACCACAGCAactctgtttttttttggaaggcaaaaatatatatattattaatatgaatcATAGCAGTACCAGGGGTACTGGTGAAGTATACAGAATACAAGACACTTAGTGTGTCGCCTTCCAACATAAACAAATACCCAACATTAATCCCACTACATAGGATAAATATACCCAGCCCACTACAAGGGTAAGTATACCCAGCCCATATTAGCTAAAATATTCCACAAGGTTAGAAGACCATTGATTGAAAGAAATACTAAAGTTTTTCTCTCTGGTCTTTAACCATGACCATTTGAGGAATAAAGCATCATCATCACTTTAGTAGGTTGAAAGTGATTGCCCTCGAATACCAATTGGTTCCTATGCTGCCATATGGAGCTAGTCAATGCTACCCACCATCCATATCGATGAGATTGGTTTTGCCCTGCAACAAAACCCTCACAAAATTgggcaaaatgtgatgctggagaAGGTGCAATGGGGCCAACCATCTGGTTCCATCTCATGGATTCCCACCAAAGCCCTGTGGCCATTTTACAATTGAAGAACAAGTGATCCACAGCAACTCTAATGGAGCATATTCTAATCCAAGCTCCAAGTGTGTTTTGATGGGATTAACAGAGGCCACAACCACAACCCATCCAAAGTCCACCTTCAAACTTATAAGCTCCACCAGACTCCTGCTCTGGCCTCTGGCTCCTAAACTAGAACTTCCTATATCAATATGCTAAGGTAACAGACATTCTCATAGCCTTAATGCTCCTTATGGTTGTCATTTGACTTAGCATCATTCGCTTGTCTTCTTTGTCCTATGTCTATATCTAAAACTACAGGCCAGGCCCTATCTCTGATTGACAATAGGCTATGGAGGACGAAATGTCTGATTCAGACTCAAGTGACACTTGGGATCTTAATCCTTTACCTCCAGGCAACATGCCGGCATGTGCAAACTCTTTGAACCATGGACTTTCCTTAAGTAGAAAAAGTTGCACCCTAACTCCTAGTTAAGCTTTTAACCTAACAATATATGATTGATCCAACAAGTGATTTTTGTAGGGAAGAAaggaaaaactaaaagatagcTAAcagtagtttttaaaattttaatatatgattgACTAATATGATGCAGTATCCCAACCTAATATTCCAAATTATTTGAACAAATACAGATAATTAGGTCAAGTACTAGTATTACTAGTAGTCTAGTACAAACCCAAGTCCACAAACAGTAAGACTAGTAATCCTAATATTCTCTAGCAGTCCCACTCAAACTAAAAGTCAACTCAGCTTTAAGCAGGTCATAAGTAGGAAATCcacaaatagaaataaaatagccTATCTCACCAAAGAACTCAGACAACTAGTACTCCTGAATATTAGAATGAACGTATAAAAAAACTGTTACAAATCCACTTCAGTTTATTCTCCTTTAGAACTTGTCTTCACAGATTTATGGGGGCCTTCTCATTTAACGTCCTACTCTGGTTTCAAATATTAAGTTTCGTTTATTGATGCCTTTTCACGATATACTTGGATATTTCCTATTAAAACCAAAGCTGAAACTGTGTTTGTTTTCCAAACTTTCAAGTTATCAGTTGAACTTCAACTTAACACTACAATAAAAAGTGTTCAATCTGATTGGGGTGGTGAATATAGACACTTCTCTGCTTTATTAGCTTCCTATGGCATTTCGCATAGGTTAATCTGCCCACACACTCATCATCAAAATGGTGTAGTTGAAAGGAAGCATAGGCATATAGTTGATCTAGGACTCACATTACTTCATCATGCGACTCTACCTCTACAGTTTTGGGATTATGCTTTTGTCACTGCAATCTATTTGATTAATAGGTTACCCACTGCATCACTCAACTTTGCTATTCCATTTGTCACTCTTTTTAACAAGAGCCTGATTTTCACTTTCTTAAAACATTTGGCTGTGCATGTTTTCCTCTGTTGAAACCCTATCATACTCACAAACTAGATTTCAGGTCTCAAGAGTGTGTTTTCTTGGGGTACTCCTCTTCACATAAAGGCTACAAATGTCTGTCTTCAACTGGTAGAATTTATATTTCTAAGGATGTTTTGTTTAATGAGTTGAGGTTTCCATATTTAGATCTGTTTTCCTCTTCCTCCAGTTCAACACAGAATATTACTTCCTATTTCAGCCTCAATCCTGACCTATCTCCTCCTGTTTCAGCCTCTACACCTTCACTTTCCCAAATACCTTCCTCCAATTTCCTTTCAGCTCCCTCTGTTCCTCCTGGTTTCTCTGCTACTGCCTTAAATCAAACCTCATCTAAATCCACCTACCCTCATCCTCAATCATCCAATATAGTGTCATCTAGTGAATCTATATCAACTGCAGCCTCTCCCACTCATCCTCAATCATCAAATACTATGTCGCATAGTGAATCTGTGTCTGCATTAACTCTAATTCCCATTAACACTCACCCTATGCAAACTAGGTCTAAATCTGGAATACACAATGCTAGGCTGCATCCTtcattatttcttactcattCTGAACCTAAAAGTGTAAAGCAGACCCTGGAAAGTTCAGAATGGTTTGCAGCTATGCAGGAGGAGTTAATGCTCTAATGAGAAACAGAACTTGGGATTTAGTTCCATTACCAGCTGGTAGACAAGCTATAGGATGCAAGTGGGTCTTTAgcataaaagaaaatgttgatggtTCAATCAATAGGTACAAAGCTAGACTAGTTGCAAAGGGATTTCATCAAGTTCATGGCTTTGACTTTCACGAAACATTTTCTTCTGTGGTAAAACCAGTTACAATTAGAGTAGTTCTAACTCTTGCACTCTCACAAGGCTGGGACTTATTTCAGCTTGATGTCAACAATGCACTTCTAAATGGATTACTTGAGGAGACTGTCTATATGACTCAACATGCAGGTTTTGAAGTTGAAGGAAAATCCTTGGTTTGTAAACTTAACAAGGCTCTCTATGGGTTTAAGCAAGCTCCAAGGCAGTGGTTTGACAGGTCAAGGTCAACACTAATACAGACTGGGTTTGTAGGAAGCAAGTGTGATCCCTCTTTGTTCATTTATACACATCAACAGCACACTGTCTACATTCTAGTTTATGTAGATGATATCATCATCACAGGAAGTTCTAACTCTCTCATTCAACAGTTAACTTCGAGATTGAATACAGCCTTTTCTCTCAAACAGCTAGGTCACTTAGACTATTTCTTGGGGCTGGAGATTAAGTATCTCCCTAACAGGTCTATTTTGATGTCTCAAAGCAAGTATGCCAGAGATCTACTTCATAAAACTCAAATGGCTGAGGCACACTCTATCTCTACTCCTATGGTTACAAACTGCAAATTGTCCAAACATGGAGCTGATCTATTTCACGATCCAACACTCTTACTAGACAACTAACTACTTTTCTTTCACTAACAGAATTCTGttagttagttgttagttagtttAACAGAATTCTGTTAGTTAGTTTGTGATTAACTTCAAGGTCTAGAGGTTTATAAATTCCTCCTTTGTAACTGCATTAAAAACTAACTTTTTCAGAATCAATAATATCAGgttttcctttttatgttctCAATGTTTTCTCTTATTCTCTCAGTTCTCTAAATCTGATACTGAGACCTTGGAAATGTCCTTAGGCACATCTAGTGGGAGGGAAGCATCAACCTCAATATTTTCATGGTATGTTTTAGTAAGATAGATACATGCACATTTTCCCAGAGAACAAATATCATTAGACAACaaaccttaaaaataaaaattaggcttaaaaatgaatattGATATCGAtgccaaaaagtaaaaagttgGGGATATAAAGTGCAATTAAGCctaaaaattatagtttttgatttagttttattaaaGCCACCACGTCAATTGGCAGAAAAGTTGTATGATGTAAAGTCCCACCTATCAAAGAAAAGTACCTTTTGATGAGCACACCAAGGATGAAACTTGATAGAGCAATCAGCAATCCTGCACTCTATACAAGAACCACCCCATCGATTGCAAATGTAACAAACCTGAGAGAAATAATGTAGTGAAAACTAGAGCAAATACTAAATGccacaaaataatgttaaaacaGTTGTAAAATAAGTTTGACCATACATATCTTTGTTCAGTCAGAGCTTGCAGGCATAATATATTCCTCTGTTTTCATAGTTAAACACTATATAGCATTGTATTTGGAGTCCAGTGTTAATCCAATGGATTAGGACTTTCTACGAACTAACAAACCCACATATATGACCCAACCATCATTCCAATTTCCAAGGCTTACCCATATAGCCCAGAACGTAAAAATAAAGAGTACAAATTAGTAAATCAACCCTGAAAAAGGCACAAATTTGCGTACTTATTGGGAGGAGGGACTAGATTCTATTAATCACTGCCAGTACTGTAACAAGACAAGACAAAGGAGGAAACAAAGGAGTCACATTTGATTATCTATTTCAAAAACAGCTTATACCCTGTGTTTTCATTTATGAATTAGTTTGTGTCAATGATATTGGCAATACTAAGATACAGTAAGTAAATATAGGACAATAGAAAACACACACATGTAACTACAGTAATTGCACAAAATTATCCATAATGGAAAAAGAACAACCCATTGAGAACAAGCATACTTGTGGTTTTAGTTTAGAAATTAGTTGGCTCAACCAGCTGAGTAATATAAAATTTCTGTTAGGTACTCACCACATCTGCTCTTGGACGCGAAACACCAGATACATCAAAAGCACTCATGGTGTCAACATTGGGGCATCTTGTTCCAGGAGTCCAAAGACCACAAACCATATGAATCCATTGTTTAACAGTTGGATCAAGAACTGCTTCTGTAATACTGTTATGTACCTTGAAATTAGAAACAGAGGTTGGGGTGTGTTGTATGTGATTGGTAACTTTCATCAGATCTGTTGATGTATCAACAATTTTGGGCTTCAAAACACTTTCTTGATCAACTTCTTGCCCATCTTTTGAGGATAGAAATGCATCTATTTCCTTTTCAAAAACTTCATGTGAAGTTGTATTCTTTGGCATGCCATCTTTCTCACCATTCCACACTTTCAGGAGGCTCTTGACAATTGTGTGACTCATTATTGCTCGAGTCATGGCTCCACCTCCATAACCACATAGGACACAAACCTTGGTGTTGGACCCACCAAAATGAAATGCATGGAAAGAACTGTTAAATTAGTTCCTAAATAAAGAACTTATTATAAATGGTGATACACATAGTAGCAGAGAAATCacatattcaataataatagaTCAATAGTTGAAAACTTTAGCTAGGGCATGGACAGAGaggtaaagaaaaacaaattaatataacaGGTACAAAATTTGAAGAAGGATAAATCGCTTCAGATAATCAAAAGGAAAGCACAAAAACAAGGCTATACTATATCAGGATTGAGAAATCATATGGAAAATTCAAAAAGCATATTggatatacaatattttttgagTTTGTTCGGCATGGCCTGCAACACCAACTACTTTTTTTGGGTAATGAGGAAACACCATAGCACGCTTGATGCACCTAATACAGAAGATAAAGGAAATAGTATCAAACTCttctttcatataaaaaatatgaacagTTCAACAATTGAATATTACTTTATTATAAACATACTCTAATCAGACATCGACTACACTCCAACAAATAGTTGATTTTATCATTGCTTGAGCTTCGACACACACAGCAGAAAGCATCTGAATTTATGGTGGCTATGTTCATGTGACCTTGAATGGAGCTGCAAGACAGCAAGAGCAATGAGACACATACAGTGAAGAAAGCATAGGCATTTAAATGGAATACTTCTAAAACAGAATAAGCAAATAGGACAACATTTGATTTGCTCACTTTCTACTTGCGGTGCTACACAAACCAGGCTCCTGATCTTGAGCACTATTCATCATATCCATCACTTTGGTTTCTGGCATGCATTTACAAACCATCGTGAGGAGGCATTTCTCAGTAAAATAACTCTCTACACTCACAAAAGCTATAGAAGAGATTAAGGTAAGTACAGCATGGAACCAGATTTCAAATGAAGACGACATGCATGTCTATATAACAATCTATACCTatttacaacaaaataaaatattgaagtataaatttaataaagcaTCACTGGTATGTTGTCTCTATTAGACTCCTGATGAAATCACACTGCACAGGTAACAGTTTGGTAGAATACTGACAGCCAATGAAACAAAGCATGTAAGCCAACATTTATGTCTAAGAATGAACAAAAAACGAATTGCTAAGGTACTCCAAATATGAGTATGTTAATGATCCACACCTAATCAATCTTagttctttttaattaataaactaaaacaacattatttagaaaaataatcatGTAGCTCTGCTCAAATTTCACCTTTAGCAGTGAGTTCAGTAATGCTACGCTGTTTCCGAATTTCCTTGTTCTTCACCTTCAATGAAACATAAGCTCTATTTCCAACACTATTACCCTGCTTAGCTTTGGCATCTCTCTTCCCTTTGTAAACGACAGGTGGCTTGCCACCTCTATCCAAATCTTCCATGGACAAATCAacatttgttttattaaaaaatattgcattttGGGTTTCATTGTGTTCCTTAATTTTTAAACCAGGGTTCCCACAGCAATGTCCACTACTTGTTCCAATGCTCAATCTCTTCCATTTCTTTTTTGAAGTTGGTATAGGCTTTCCATTTGTATGACCCGTACATCTTTTGGAAGATTTAAGAACCTTCCTGAGAGAGACAATTTTTACTGGTTTTTGCACCTCTCTAGCCAAATGCCCGCTAGATATTTCACCATATTTTCCACATACTACTGGCCTTGTGATTCTATGAGCATTTTCCTTCCTGCAAGAGAATGGCCTCAGCTTATCATTTTCAGGTTCCTCATAGGCTGGTTCTTGCATTTGAAACTGCTCAAAACAATCAGAAGTGAGatccttttttaatttctttgatcCAGAAACTCCAGGCAATGTGCGAAACTCAGCATCAGAACTTGATTCTGACTCGTAGCCAACTTTGTAACTTTGATGCTTGTTCAGATGATTCTTACAAGAAAGAAATTTGGATGAAAATGCagtatgtttttgtttgttactAGGTTGAACAAAGGAAGACTTGTTAGATGATTTTTGCAGGCTAGATAAAGGGCGCATTTGCATTTCTTTTGAACAACTAGAAGAGGAATTACATATTCCAGTAACTTCTTCATTCTTTTTATGCAATAAGGAAGGGAATTCAGAAGATAATGAAGCATCTAGAATCCTCACCAAATTTCTCTTTCGCTTTTTTCCTTTAAGGCCCTTCTTGACTTTTTGAGATTGATTGCTTTTACAATTAGAAGAAAgcacaaaattattttgattccaTCCTTTCTTCCATATCAAGGAATCTAACAGTTTAAGGTCATCAAGGAGATTGCAACATGGTTGATCATTTAAGACTCTCAGATAATCATTTTTCAAGCAACTCCCAGAGGATGAGCCTAGAAACTCATCACTTTTTTCAACCAAATCTGACGACCAGCCTTTATCAATACCTGACCCTTCATCAACTACAAGGTTGTTGACAAAGCCAGTGTCTACAGCATCACCCATGCAGGGTTCAATTTTGTTGACCTCCAAAGATGCCTGAGTAACCACAGGAGCAGAGCATCCAGAAGAAACATTAGAATTTTCTTGCTC
The genomic region above belongs to Glycine max cultivar Williams 82 chromosome 14, Glycine_max_v4.0, whole genome shotgun sequence and contains:
- the LOC100812602 gene encoding uncharacterized protein isoform X6 — protein: MESPWERKCDSPLQPSTSATVLSAPPPETKEINTSYCLYPQVAHGLRSKFVGGKQGHVYQSFPHSTAHGSGQADTRNSFLSLLYGPPSLLQHEFRDLSDRKLCFSSGDCTAAIGNSVVGSIESGTFQTSGVGLMTENLINHNLQSRVTTFPEISSRAMVGLNNSNNFVFHDIQSSNTAIQPPIPGSEKARESFSSPGQCQGTIPASSLNVCCSDIQTTQTIALEPSSSKYATPFMSGCPRVFCMGKSGHLLLSNTGLLGIVCSCHCCHMSVLKFCEHSGLHGIDPGEAVRMESGETISQWQKLYFLKFGIRSLGNENEWDWPDVLSTRGSLMRSNSSAFDMSKTNLSHMLSSSAVMSRKQATTIQDGCNIPLKDADLSREEELQNNFSYAAGSIKMVEEMPQLKLKKYMSAVVNASARARSETKNVAKGLSFSPFLQFDNQYGGKTKTSENLWNDGSPIMPKKLYSDYGHTGRQSTNSGIRTNKCLNNDKGVNFAKDSGVKINSGFGIGQLMKYPSSIKRAVGGSDISVVNGKIHELNHESSLPSDTSVCADILRGSNNVSFLGLENHTPETSISFKGILKGLSHHVSSSVSNQTPTLPQQQQGINMDSCLLDENLRLLALTQILELSKQQHALYFNNMNQKQGGSNSISKVQHYMYEASTSEQGTSGATLKLLQNRGIYGNHESTVGLEKLASLTGMNSYCHLSGLSPRPLHSKEKESQCNHSYDLQNEETSLSLGINKDNTRSSVFEKCSEQPSNICFGGKYTCAAQINCCKSNFFSGIEPLCYIIKQKLANASGETSLKMASDLSRDMNSFKGENIEQGGKLDGQDSIKIGFRTPQWRDVPSKVRKAVCDATSLGQTATGMDWEGQDSVQLGNISMKRFKRTIDMGDMSKEQENSNVSSGCSAPVVTQASLEVNKIEPCMGDAVDTGFVNNLVVDEGSGIDKGWSSDLVEKSDEFLGSSSGSCLKNDYLRVLNDQPCCNLLDDLKLLDSLIWKKGWNQNNFVLSSNCKSNQSQKVKKGLKGKKRKRNLVRILDASLSSEFPSLLHKKNEEVTGICNSSSSCSKEMQMRPLSSLQKSSNKSSFVQPSNKQKHTAFSSKFLSCKNHLNKHQSYKVGYESESSSDAEFRTLPGVSGSKKLKKDLTSDCFEQFQMQEPAYEEPENDKLRPFSCRKENAHRITRPVVCGKYGEISSGHLAREVQKPVKIVSLRKVLKSSKRCTGHTNGKPIPTSKKKWKRLSIGTSSGHCCGNPGLKIKEHNETQNAIFFNKTNVDLSMEDLDRGGKPPVVYKGKRDAKAKQGNSVGNRAYVSLKVKNKEIRKQRSITELTAKETKVMDMMNSAQDQEPGLCSTASRNSIQGHMNIATINSDAFCCVCRSSSNDKINYLLECSRCLIRVHQACYGVSSLPKKSSWCCRPCRTNSKNIVCVLCGYGGGAMTRAIMSHTIVKSLLKVWNGEKDGMPKNTTSHEVFEKEIDAFLSSKDGQEVDQESVLKPKIVDTSTDLMKVTNHIQHTPTSVSNFKVHNSITEAVLDPTVKQWIHMVCGLWTPGTRCPNVDTMSAFDVSGVSRPRADVVCYICNRWGGSCIECRIADCSIKFHPWCAHQKNLLQSETEGIDDEKIGFYGRCTLHIIEPRCLPIYDPLDEIGSQEEKEFTCARAEGYKGRRWDGFQNNQCQGGCLVPEEQLNAWIHINGQKLCSRGLPKFPDLDIEHDCRKEYARYKQAKGWKHLVVYKSRIHALGLYTSRFISRGEMVVEYIGEIVGLRVADKREKEYQSGRKLQYKTACYFFRIDKEHIIDATRKGGIARFVNHSCLPNCVAKVITVRHEKKVVFLAERDIFPGEEITYDYHFNHEDEGKIPCYCNSKNCRRYMN